The Streptomyces sp. NBC_00691 genome has a segment encoding these proteins:
- the rplD gene encoding 50S ribosomal protein L4: protein MSTIDILSPAGDKTGTVELPEEIFGAKVSVPLIHQVVVAQLAAARQGTHKTKRRGEVRGGGKKPYRQKGTGRARQGSTRAPQFAGGGVVHGPQPRDYSQRTPKKMKVAALRGALSDRATHSRIHVVSGVVEGAISTKAAKTLFGKISERKNLLLVVERSDEAAWLSARNLPQVHILEPGQLNTYDVIVSDDVVFTQAALESFVSGPQTAETEGSDA from the coding sequence ATGAGCACCATTGACATCCTTTCGCCGGCAGGCGACAAGACCGGGACCGTCGAGCTCCCCGAGGAGATCTTCGGCGCCAAGGTCAGCGTTCCGCTGATCCACCAGGTCGTCGTCGCGCAGCTGGCCGCGGCCCGTCAGGGCACGCACAAGACCAAGCGCCGTGGCGAAGTCCGCGGTGGTGGCAAGAAGCCTTACCGCCAGAAGGGCACCGGCCGCGCCCGTCAGGGTTCGACCCGCGCCCCGCAGTTCGCCGGTGGTGGCGTCGTTCACGGCCCCCAGCCGCGTGACTACTCGCAGCGGACCCCGAAGAAGATGAAGGTCGCCGCTCTCCGTGGTGCCCTCTCGGACCGGGCCACCCACTCCCGCATCCACGTCGTCTCCGGCGTGGTCGAGGGTGCGATCTCCACCAAGGCCGCGAAGACGCTGTTCGGCAAGATCTCGGAGCGCAAGAACCTGCTCCTGGTCGTCGAGCGCTCCGACGAGGCCGCGTGGCTGTCCGCTCGTAACCTGCCCCAGGTGCACATCCTGGAGCCGGGCCAGCTCAACACGTACGACGTGATCGTCTCCGACGACGTGGTCTTCACTCAGGCCGCCCTCGAGTCCTTCGTGTCTGGCCCCCAGACCGCTGAGACCGAAGGGAGCGACGCCTGA
- the tuf gene encoding elongation factor Tu, which produces MAKAKFERTKPHVNIGTIGHIDHGKTTLTAAITKVLHDAYPDLNEASAFDQIDKAPEERQRGITISIAHVEYQTESRHYAHVDCPGHADYIKNMITGAAQMDGAILVVAATDGPMPQTKEHVLLARQVGVPYIVVALNKADMVDDEEILELVELEVRELLSEYDFPGDDLPVVRVSALKALEGDKEWGEKLLGLMHAVDESIPQPEREVDKPFLMPIEDVFTITGRGTVVTGRIERGVLKVNETVDIIGIKTEKTTTTVTGIEMFRKLLDEGQAGENVGLLLRGIKREDVERGQVIIKPGSVTPHTNFEAQAYILSKDEGGRHTPFFNNYRPQFYFRTTDVTGVVTLPEGTEMVMPGDNTSMSVELIQPIAMEEGLKFAIREGGRTVGAGQVVKITA; this is translated from the coding sequence GTGGCGAAGGCAAAGTTCGAGCGGACTAAGCCGCACGTCAACATCGGCACCATCGGTCACATTGACCACGGTAAGACGACCCTCACGGCCGCCATTACCAAGGTGCTGCACGACGCGTACCCGGACCTGAACGAGGCCTCGGCCTTCGACCAGATCGACAAGGCTCCCGAGGAGCGCCAGCGCGGTATCACGATCTCGATCGCGCACGTCGAGTACCAGACGGAGTCGCGTCACTACGCGCACGTCGACTGCCCGGGTCACGCTGACTACATCAAGAACATGATCACGGGTGCCGCGCAGATGGACGGCGCCATCCTCGTGGTCGCCGCCACCGACGGCCCGATGCCGCAGACCAAGGAGCACGTGCTCCTGGCCCGCCAGGTCGGCGTTCCGTACATCGTCGTCGCCCTGAACAAGGCCGACATGGTGGACGACGAGGAGATCCTGGAGCTCGTCGAGCTCGAGGTTCGTGAGCTCCTCTCCGAGTACGACTTCCCGGGCGACGACCTTCCGGTCGTCCGCGTCTCGGCGCTCAAGGCGCTCGAGGGTGACAAGGAGTGGGGCGAGAAGCTCCTCGGCCTCATGCACGCCGTGGACGAGTCCATCCCGCAGCCCGAGCGTGAGGTCGACAAGCCGTTCCTCATGCCGATCGAGGACGTCTTCACGATCACCGGTCGTGGCACGGTCGTCACCGGTCGTATCGAGCGCGGTGTCCTGAAGGTCAACGAGACCGTCGACATCATCGGTATCAAGACCGAGAAGACCACCACCACGGTCACCGGTATCGAGATGTTCCGCAAGCTGCTCGACGAGGGCCAGGCCGGTGAGAACGTCGGTCTGCTCCTCCGTGGCATCAAGCGCGAGGACGTCGAGCGCGGCCAGGTCATCATCAAGCCGGGTTCGGTCACGCCGCACACGAACTTCGAGGCCCAGGCCTACATCCTGTCGAAGGACGAGGGTGGCCGTCACACCCCGTTCTTCAACAACTACCGCCCGCAGTTCTACTTCCGTACCACGGACGTGACCGGCGTCGTGACCCTCCCCGAGGGCACCGAGATGGTCATGCCGGGCGACAACACCTCCATGAGCGTTGAGCTGATCCAGCCCATCGCCATGGAGGAGGGCCTCAAGTTCGCCATCCGTGAGGGTGGCCGGACCGTCGGCGCCGGCCAGGTCGTCAAGATCACTGCCTGA
- the fusA gene encoding elongation factor G, with the protein MATTSLDLAKVRNIGIMAHIDAGKTTTTERILFYTGVSYKIGEVHDGAATMDWMEQEQERGITITSAATTCHWPLENVDHTINIIDTPGHVDFTVEVERSLRVLDGAVTVFDGVAGVEPQSETVWRQADRYGVPRICFVNKLDRTGAEFLRCVDMIVERLGAVPIVMQLPIGSEMDFQGVVDLVRMKALVWSAEASKGEMYDVVDIPASHTELADEWRAKLVETVAENDEELMELFLEGVEPTEEQLYAAVRRITISSGKGGGEKTITPVFCGTAFKNKGVQPLLDAVVRYLPSPLDVEAIEGHDVKDAELVVKRKPSDDEPLSALAFKIASDPHLGKLTFVRIYSGRLEAGTAVLNSVKGKKERIGKIYRMHANKREEIDSVGAGDIVAVMGLKQTTTGETLCDDKNPVILESMDFPAPVIQVAIEPKSKGDQEKLGVAIQRLAEEDPSFQVHSDEETGQTIIGGMGELHLDILVDRMRREFKVEANVGKPQVAYRETIRKTVERVDYTHKKQTGGTGQFAKVQIAIEPITDGDASYEFVNKVTGGRIPKEYIPSVDAGAQEAMQFGILAGYEMTGVRVILLDGGYHEVDSSELAFKIAGSQAFKEAARKASPVILEPMMSVEVTTPEDYMGEVIGDINSRRGQIQAMEERSGARVVKGLVPLSEMFGYVGDLRSKTSGRASYSMQFDSYAEVPRNVAEEIIAKAKGE; encoded by the coding sequence ATGGCTACCACTTCGCTTGACCTTGCCAAGGTGCGCAACATCGGCATCATGGCTCACATCGACGCGGGCAAGACGACCACCACCGAGCGGATCCTGTTCTACACCGGCGTTTCGTACAAGATCGGTGAAGTCCACGACGGCGCTGCCACGATGGACTGGATGGAGCAGGAGCAGGAGCGCGGCATCACGATCACGTCTGCCGCGACGACCTGCCACTGGCCGCTCGAGAATGTCGATCACACGATCAACATCATCGACACGCCGGGTCACGTCGACTTCACCGTCGAGGTGGAGCGTTCGCTGCGCGTGCTCGACGGTGCTGTCACCGTGTTCGACGGTGTGGCCGGCGTCGAGCCCCAGTCCGAGACTGTCTGGCGACAGGCGGACCGCTACGGCGTGCCGCGTATCTGCTTCGTCAACAAGCTCGACCGTACGGGTGCCGAGTTCCTCCGCTGCGTCGACATGATCGTGGAGCGCCTCGGCGCCGTCCCGATCGTCATGCAGCTCCCCATCGGCTCCGAGATGGACTTCCAGGGCGTTGTCGACCTGGTCCGCATGAAGGCGCTTGTCTGGTCCGCCGAGGCCAGCAAGGGCGAGATGTACGACGTCGTCGACATCCCGGCCTCGCACACCGAGCTCGCCGACGAGTGGCGCGCGAAGCTGGTCGAGACCGTCGCGGAGAACGACGAGGAGCTCATGGAGCTCTTCCTCGAGGGCGTCGAGCCCACCGAGGAGCAGCTCTACGCGGCTGTCCGTCGTATCACCATCTCCTCCGGCAAGGGTGGCGGCGAGAAGACGATCACCCCCGTCTTCTGTGGCACCGCGTTCAAGAACAAGGGCGTTCAGCCCCTGCTCGACGCTGTCGTCCGCTACCTCCCGTCGCCCCTGGACGTCGAGGCCATCGAGGGCCACGACGTCAAGGACGCCGAGCTCGTCGTGAAGCGCAAGCCGTCCGACGACGAGCCGCTGTCGGCCCTCGCGTTCAAGATCGCGAGCGACCCGCACCTCGGCAAGCTCACCTTCGTCCGGATCTACTCCGGTCGCCTGGAGGCCGGCACCGCGGTGCTGAACTCCGTCAAGGGCAAGAAGGAGCGCATCGGCAAGATCTACCGCATGCACGCGAACAAGCGTGAGGAGATCGACTCGGTGGGCGCCGGCGACATCGTCGCCGTCATGGGCCTCAAGCAGACCACCACCGGTGAGACGCTGTGTGACGACAAGAACCCGGTCATCCTGGAGTCCATGGACTTCCCGGCGCCGGTCATTCAGGTCGCCATCGAGCCCAAGTCCAAGGGTGACCAGGAGAAGCTGGGTGTCGCCATCCAGCGTCTCGCGGAGGAGGACCCCTCCTTCCAGGTGCACTCGGACGAGGAGACCGGCCAGACCATCATCGGTGGTATGGGCGAGCTTCACCTCGACATCCTCGTCGACCGCATGCGTCGCGAGTTCAAGGTCGAGGCGAACGTCGGCAAGCCGCAGGTCGCGTACCGCGAGACGATCCGCAAGACCGTCGAGCGCGTGGACTACACCCACAAGAAGCAGACCGGTGGTACCGGTCAGTTCGCCAAGGTGCAGATCGCGATCGAGCCGATCACGGACGGCGACGCCTCGTACGAGTTCGTGAACAAGGTCACCGGTGGCCGCATCCCGAAGGAGTACATCCCTTCGGTCGACGCGGGTGCGCAGGAGGCCATGCAGTTCGGCATCCTGGCCGGCTACGAGATGACTGGCGTCCGCGTCATCCTTCTCGACGGTGGCTACCACGAGGTCGACTCCTCCGAGCTCGCGTTCAAGATCGCCGGTTCGCAGGCCTTCAAGGAGGCCGCGCGGAAGGCTTCGCCGGTCATCCTCGAGCCCATGATGTCCGTCGAGGTCACCACGCCCGAGGACTACATGGGCGAGGTCATCGGCGACATCAACTCCCGCCGTGGCCAGATCCAGGCCATGGAGGAGCGCAGCGGCGCTCGCGTCGTGAAGGGCCTCGTGCCCCTCTCGGAGATGTTCGGCTACGTCGGAGACCTCCGCAGCAAGACCTCGGGTCGCGCAAGCTACTCGATGCAGTTCGACTCCTACGCCGAGGTTCCGCGGAACGTCGCCGAGGAGATCATCGCGAAGGCCAAGGGCGAATAA
- a CDS encoding PIG-L family deacetylase has product MPRGRTAYVTTAPRRRAVLAAALAVTSAVAGCSVPEPRRTAPTVDPAPGKPIASARTRRALLLQVAAHPDDDLYFMNPDTQRLLDAGIPLVSVYVTAGEHTGRNRIKGMPDTPPDRSAYSSARHQGLRQSYAAALGLPMFTPWRREVLPLPGGRRAEIDTLVHGRSRIELVFLNLPMHTKRRYMALPALWHDRALELRTHLSAGSPVTRSDTYDYDQLVGVLVGLLGRYRPTVVHTLDPDPDIQLSDEATRDRDSEQPGYSDHGDHTAVASFTWAALSRWVADAVRDGEPIPAFTTTSFRGYYNRHWPKNLPPQVLAAKAARLVPYGGDPAWECGNPSGCGDYGVGGERPLTNRKGWVRSTHHRWPTAGPALAERPDGRLAAYGVLGLRAVRWEESASGVWGEPTDLGGGPLAPALGSAVLRDGRVLLFGVRFSAIDGHGGRNRRELVLLEQRSPGGPFLAWSGLGNPERTDDRGRRVGAPVAIAAPDGRVHLFVRNADRNVSTRVRAADGSWGPWRTLPGAAEVQDGLAVSLDSTGRVHLHAAGRDSVRHWVDGIERTEPLPLSGSTVASAGGDLYYRRPATGELLGPGGDAGLDGYGGVVAARSATLGTVLLGTDADGRVRLRTGDRVRTRTTGTPAVSAALHLRADRAAVVGLGADGHPWSWRP; this is encoded by the coding sequence ATGCCCAGGGGACGGACCGCGTACGTGACCACAGCACCCCGCCGACGGGCGGTTCTCGCCGCCGCCCTCGCCGTCACCTCGGCCGTCGCCGGGTGTTCCGTGCCGGAGCCGCGCAGGACCGCGCCGACCGTCGACCCCGCGCCCGGCAAGCCGATCGCCTCCGCGCGGACCCGCCGGGCCCTGCTCCTGCAGGTCGCCGCGCACCCCGACGACGACCTGTACTTCATGAACCCCGACACCCAGCGCCTCCTCGACGCCGGGATCCCGCTCGTCTCCGTGTACGTGACCGCCGGCGAGCACACCGGCCGGAACCGGATCAAGGGGATGCCGGACACTCCCCCGGACCGTTCCGCCTACTCCTCGGCACGCCACCAGGGACTCCGGCAGTCGTACGCGGCGGCGCTCGGACTGCCGATGTTCACGCCCTGGCGGCGCGAGGTGCTCCCCCTGCCCGGCGGCCGCCGCGCGGAGATCGACACCCTCGTCCACGGCCGGAGCCGGATCGAGCTGGTCTTCCTCAACCTGCCGATGCACACGAAGCGGCGCTACATGGCCCTGCCGGCCCTCTGGCACGACCGCGCCCTGGAGCTGCGGACCCATCTGTCGGCCGGCTCCCCCGTCACCCGCTCGGACACCTACGACTACGACCAGCTCGTCGGCGTCCTCGTCGGACTGCTCGGCCGCTACCGGCCCACCGTCGTACACACCCTGGACCCCGACCCGGACATCCAGCTCAGCGACGAGGCCACCCGCGACCGGGACTCGGAACAGCCCGGCTACTCGGACCACGGCGACCACACGGCCGTCGCGTCCTTCACCTGGGCGGCGCTGAGCCGCTGGGTCGCGGACGCGGTCCGGGACGGCGAACCGATACCGGCCTTCACGACGACGTCCTTCCGCGGCTACTACAACCGGCACTGGCCGAAGAACCTCCCGCCCCAGGTGCTCGCGGCGAAAGCCGCCCGGCTCGTCCCGTACGGCGGCGACCCGGCCTGGGAGTGCGGCAACCCCTCGGGCTGCGGCGACTACGGCGTCGGCGGCGAACGGCCCCTCACGAACCGCAAGGGCTGGGTCCGCTCCACCCACCACCGCTGGCCCACCGCGGGCCCGGCGCTCGCCGAGCGGCCGGACGGCCGCCTCGCCGCGTACGGGGTGCTCGGGCTGCGTGCGGTCCGCTGGGAGGAGTCGGCGTCCGGCGTCTGGGGCGAGCCGACGGACCTCGGCGGCGGCCCGCTCGCCCCCGCCCTCGGCTCGGCGGTCCTCCGCGACGGCCGCGTCCTGCTCTTCGGGGTGCGGTTCTCCGCGATCGACGGACACGGCGGGCGGAACCGGCGTGAGCTGGTGCTCCTGGAGCAGCGCTCCCCCGGCGGCCCGTTCCTGGCCTGGAGCGGACTGGGGAATCCCGAGCGCACGGACGACCGGGGACGCCGGGTCGGTGCGCCGGTGGCGATCGCGGCGCCCGACGGCCGGGTCCATCTCTTCGTACGGAACGCGGACAGGAACGTGTCGACCCGGGTGCGGGCCGCGGACGGCTCCTGGGGCCCCTGGCGGACGCTCCCCGGGGCCGCGGAGGTCCAGGACGGACTCGCCGTGTCGCTCGACTCGACAGGCCGGGTGCATCTGCACGCGGCGGGCCGGGACTCCGTACGGCACTGGGTGGACGGGATCGAGCGGACGGAGCCGCTGCCGCTCTCCGGCTCCACGGTGGCCTCGGCTGGCGGCGACCTCTACTACCGGCGCCCGGCCACCGGGGAACTCCTCGGGCCCGGGGGCGACGCCGGGCTGGACGGCTACGGAGGTGTGGTCGCCGCGCGCTCCGCGACGCTGGGGACCGTACTCCTGGGCACGGACGCGGACGGCCGGGTGCGGCTGCGGACCGGGGACCGGGTGCGGACCCGCACGACGGGGACGCCCGCGGTGTCCGCCGCGCTGCACCTGCGCGCGGACCGGGCGGCCGTGGTGGGCCTCGGCGCGGACGGGCACCCGTGGAGCTGGCGGCCGTAA
- the rplC gene encoding 50S ribosomal protein L3 — MAKNIKGILGEKLGMTQVWDENNRIVPVTVVKAGPNVVTQVRTNDVDGYESVQIAFGEIDPRKVNKPLKGHFAKADVTPRRHLVELRTADASEYTLGQEITAELFEAGVKVDVTGKSKGKGFAGVMKRHNFRGGKASHGAHRVHRKPGSIGGCATPGRVFKGMKMAGRMGNERVTTQNLTVHAVDAEKGLLLIKGAVPGPNGGLVLVRTAAKGV; from the coding sequence ATGGCTAAGAACATCAAGGGCATCCTGGGCGAGAAGCTCGGCATGACGCAGGTCTGGGACGAGAACAACCGGATCGTTCCGGTGACCGTCGTCAAGGCCGGCCCCAATGTCGTGACCCAGGTGCGTACGAACGACGTCGACGGCTACGAGTCGGTCCAGATCGCCTTCGGCGAGATCGACCCTCGCAAGGTGAACAAGCCCCTCAAGGGTCACTTCGCCAAGGCCGACGTCACCCCGCGCCGCCACCTGGTGGAGCTCCGCACCGCTGACGCCTCCGAGTACACGCTCGGCCAGGAGATCACCGCCGAGCTCTTCGAGGCCGGCGTGAAGGTCGACGTCACCGGCAAGAGCAAGGGCAAGGGCTTCGCCGGTGTCATGAAGCGCCACAACTTCCGTGGTGGCAAGGCGTCGCACGGTGCCCACCGCGTGCACCGCAAGCCCGGTTCCATCGGTGGCTGCGCCACCCCGGGCCGTGTCTTCAAGGGTATGAAGATGGCTGGTCGCATGGGCAACGAGCGCGTGACCACCCAGAACCTGACCGTCCACGCCGTTGACGCCGAGAAGGGTCTGCTGCTCATCAAGGGCGCCGTCCCCGGCCCTAACGGTGGCCTCGTCCTGGTCCGCACCGCGGCCAAGGGGGTTTGA
- the rpsS gene encoding 30S ribosomal protein S19 translates to MPRSLKKGPFVDGHLVKKVDAQNEAGTKNVIKTWSRRSMIIPAMLGHTIAVHNGKTHIPVFVTESMVGHKLGEFSPTRTFRGHVKDDRKSKRR, encoded by the coding sequence ATGCCGCGCAGTCTCAAGAAGGGACCCTTCGTTGACGGCCACCTCGTAAAGAAGGTGGACGCTCAGAACGAAGCCGGTACCAAGAACGTCATCAAGACCTGGTCCCGTCGCTCGATGATCATCCCGGCCATGCTCGGCCACACGATCGCGGTGCACAACGGCAAGACCCACATTCCGGTGTTTGTCACCGAGTCGATGGTCGGCCACAAGCTCGGCGAGTTCTCGCCGACGCGCACCTTCCGGGGTCACGTGAAGGACGACCGGAAGTCGAAGCGCCGCTAG
- the rplB gene encoding 50S ribosomal protein L2 produces the protein MGIRKYKPTTPGRRGSSVADFVEITRSTPEKSLVRPLHSKGGRNNTGRITVRHQGGGHKRAYRVIDFRRHDKDGVPAKVAHIEYDPNRTARIALLHYVDGEKRYIIAPKGLTQGDRVENGPGADIKPGNNLALRNIPVGTTIHAIELRPGGGAKFARSAGASVQLLAKEGTMAHLRMPSGEIRLVDARCRATIGEVGNAEQSNINWGKAGRKRWLGVRPTVRGVAMNPVDHPHGGGEGKTSGGRHPVSPWGQKEGRTRSPKKASSKYIVRRRKTNKKR, from the coding sequence ATGGGAATCCGCAAGTACAAGCCGACTACGCCGGGCCGTCGTGGCTCCTCCGTAGCCGACTTCGTCGAGATCACGCGGTCCACGCCGGAGAAGTCGCTGGTTCGCCCCCTGCACAGCAAGGGCGGCCGTAACAACACCGGTCGGATCACCGTTCGCCACCAGGGTGGTGGACACAAGCGCGCCTACCGCGTGATCGACTTCCGTCGTCACGACAAGGACGGCGTGCCGGCCAAGGTCGCGCACATCGAGTACGACCCCAACCGCACCGCGCGTATCGCGCTGCTCCACTACGTGGACGGCGAGAAGCGCTACATCATCGCCCCCAAGGGTCTGACGCAGGGTGACCGCGTCGAGAACGGCCCCGGCGCTGACATCAAGCCCGGCAACAACCTGGCGCTCCGCAACATCCCGGTCGGTACCACGATCCACGCGATCGAGCTCCGTCCCGGTGGCGGCGCCAAGTTCGCGCGCTCCGCTGGTGCCTCCGTGCAGCTGCTGGCGAAGGAGGGCACGATGGCCCACCTTCGTATGCCGTCCGGCGAGATCCGTCTCGTCGACGCCCGCTGCCGCGCCACGATCGGCGAGGTCGGCAACGCCGAGCAGTCGAACATCAACTGGGGCAAGGCCGGCCGCAAGCGCTGGCTTGGCGTCCGCCCGACCGTCCGCGGTGTGGCGATGAACCCGGTTGACCACCCGCACGGTGGTGGTGAGGGCAAGACCTCCGGTGGTCGCCACCCGGTCTCCCCGTGGGGTCAGAAGGAGGGTCGTACTCGCTCGCCGAAGAAGGCTTCGAGCAAGTACATCGTCCGCCGCCGCAAGACGAACAAGAAGCGCTAG
- the rplW gene encoding 50S ribosomal protein L23 produces the protein MTEAVVTSKTFSDPRDILVKPVVSEKSYALLDENKYTFIVAPGSNKTQIKQAVEAVFSVKVTGVNTINRQGKRKRTKAGFGKRKDTKRAIVTLAEGNRIDIFGGPTA, from the coding sequence ATGACTGAGGCCGTCGTCACCAGCAAGACCTTCTCGGACCCGCGCGACATTCTCGTCAAGCCGGTCGTCTCGGAGAAGAGCTACGCACTGCTGGACGAGAACAAGTACACGTTCATCGTCGCGCCTGGCTCCAACAAGACCCAGATCAAGCAGGCCGTCGAGGCGGTCTTCTCGGTCAAGGTCACCGGGGTCAACACGATCAACCGCCAGGGCAAGCGCAAGCGCACCAAGGCCGGTTTCGGCAAGCGCAAGGACACCAAGCGCGCCATCGTGACCCTGGCTGAGGGCAACCGTATCGACATCTTCGGCGGTCCGACCGCCTAA
- the rpsG gene encoding 30S ribosomal protein S7: MPRKGPAPKRPVIIDPVYSSPLVTSLINKILLDGKRSTAERIVYGAMEGLREKTGQDPVITLKRALENVKPALEVKSRRVGGATYQVPIEVKPGRASTLALRWLVGYSRARREKTMTERLMNELLDASNGLGAAVKKREDTHKMAESNKAFAHYRW, translated from the coding sequence ATGCCTCGTAAGGGCCCCGCCCCGAAGCGCCCGGTCATCATCGACCCGGTCTACAGCTCTCCTCTTGTCACCTCGCTGATCAACAAGATCCTGCTGGACGGCAAGCGTTCCACCGCCGAGCGCATCGTGTACGGCGCCATGGAGGGTCTTCGCGAGAAGACCGGCCAGGACCCGGTCATCACGCTGAAGCGCGCTCTCGAGAACGTCAAGCCGGCCCTCGAGGTCAAGTCCCGCCGTGTCGGTGGCGCCACCTACCAGGTGCCGATCGAGGTCAAGCCGGGCCGCGCGTCCACGCTGGCCCTCCGCTGGCTCGTCGGTTACTCCCGCGCCCGTCGCGAGAAGACCATGACCGAGCGCCTCATGAACGAGCTCCTCGACGCCTCGAACGGCCTCGGTGCGGCCGTCAAGAAGCGTGAGGACACGCACAAGATGGCCGAGTCCAACAAGGCCTTCGCGCACTACCGCTGGTAG
- a CDS encoding RNA polymerase sigma factor, translated as MSGSPEVEGLLRTYAPQVLGALVRRYGAFDLCEDAVQEALIAAAGQWPADGVPDHPRGWLVTVATRRFVDLVRSEAARRRREDAVALATPDSELLARAADETAGEDRDDSLSLLFLCCHPELSPPSRIALTLRAVGGLTTAQIAAAFLVPEPTMAQRISRAKQTVRAAGGSLTLPPGEDRTARLAEVRHVLYLIFNEGYTASAGEELTAPELSTEAIRLGRLLHRLLPEDTETAGLLALMLLTDARRPARTGPQGELVPLAEQDRGRWDGRLVAEGVELISATLPRGQVGPYQLQAAIAAVHDEAETAAATDWPQILALYELLERTGPNPMITLNRAVAVAMVEGPAAGLALLDELARDARLARHHRLLATRAHLLELLGERETAAEAYREAARRTTSAPERRHLTERARRLG; from the coding sequence GTGAGCGGCTCCCCCGAGGTCGAGGGCCTGCTGCGGACGTACGCGCCGCAGGTCCTCGGCGCGCTCGTCCGCCGGTACGGCGCCTTCGACCTGTGCGAGGACGCCGTGCAGGAGGCGCTCATCGCCGCGGCCGGGCAGTGGCCGGCGGACGGCGTCCCCGATCACCCGCGCGGCTGGCTGGTCACCGTCGCGACCCGCAGGTTCGTCGACCTGGTGCGCAGCGAGGCCGCCCGCCGGCGCCGCGAGGACGCCGTGGCCCTGGCCACCCCGGACTCCGAGCTCCTCGCCCGCGCCGCGGACGAGACGGCGGGCGAGGACCGGGACGACTCGCTCTCGCTGCTCTTCCTCTGCTGCCACCCGGAGCTGTCCCCGCCCAGCCGGATCGCGCTCACGCTGCGGGCCGTCGGCGGCCTCACCACCGCGCAGATCGCCGCCGCCTTCCTGGTGCCAGAGCCGACGATGGCGCAGCGCATCAGCCGGGCCAAGCAGACGGTCAGGGCGGCGGGCGGCTCGCTCACGCTGCCGCCGGGGGAGGACCGTACGGCCCGGCTGGCCGAGGTCCGGCACGTGCTCTACCTGATCTTCAACGAGGGCTACACGGCGAGCGCGGGCGAGGAGTTGACCGCGCCCGAGCTGTCCACCGAGGCGATCCGGCTCGGACGGCTGCTCCACCGGCTGCTGCCCGAGGACACCGAGACCGCGGGGCTGCTCGCCCTGATGCTGCTCACCGACGCCCGCAGGCCGGCCCGGACGGGCCCGCAGGGCGAACTGGTGCCGCTCGCCGAGCAGGACCGGGGGAGGTGGGACGGCCGCCTCGTCGCGGAGGGGGTCGAGCTGATCAGCGCCACCCTGCCCCGGGGCCAGGTCGGCCCGTACCAGCTGCAGGCGGCGATCGCGGCCGTGCACGACGAGGCGGAGACCGCCGCGGCCACCGACTGGCCGCAGATCCTCGCGCTCTACGAGCTCCTGGAGCGGACCGGGCCGAACCCGATGATCACGCTCAACCGCGCGGTGGCCGTCGCGATGGTCGAGGGACCCGCGGCCGGGCTCGCGCTGCTGGACGAGCTCGCGCGGGACGCACGGCTGGCCCGGCACCACCGGCTGCTCGCGACCCGGGCCCATCTGCTCGAACTGCTCGGCGAGCGGGAGACCGCGGCGGAGGCCTACCGGGAGGCGGCACGCCGTACGACCAGCGCTCCGGAACGTCGTCATCTCACGGAGCGGGCACGGCGCTTGGGGTGA
- a CDS encoding YciI family protein, whose translation MKYVAMIYGNQAKWDAFPAEAWPEAIARQEAFNRKYRESGELIGAYGLADAATARLVRREGGAPAVTDGPYLETKEYLASFYLLDCDSQERAQEIAADMPFADTDPVELWPVLHESAAEV comes from the coding sequence ATGAAGTACGTCGCGATGATCTACGGCAACCAGGCCAAGTGGGACGCCTTCCCCGCCGAGGCCTGGCCCGAGGCGATCGCCCGCCAGGAGGCCTTCAACAGGAAGTACCGCGAGAGCGGCGAGCTGATCGGCGCGTACGGCCTCGCCGACGCGGCCACCGCCCGGCTCGTACGCCGTGAGGGCGGCGCCCCGGCGGTCACCGACGGCCCCTACCTGGAGACCAAGGAGTACCTGGCCAGCTTCTACCTGCTCGACTGCGACAGCCAGGAGCGGGCCCAGGAGATCGCCGCGGACATGCCGTTCGCGGACACCGACCCCGTCGAGCTGTGGCCGGTCCTGCACGAGTCCGCGGCCGAGGTGTGA
- the rpsJ gene encoding 30S ribosomal protein S10 produces MAGQKIRIRLKAYDHEVIDSSAKKIVETVTRTGASVAGPVPLPTEKNVYCVIKSPHKYKDSREHFEMRTHKRLIDILDPTPKTVDSLMRLDLPAGVDIEIKL; encoded by the coding sequence ATGGCGGGACAGAAGATCCGCATCCGGCTCAAGGCCTACGACCACGAGGTCATCGACTCCTCGGCGAAGAAGATCGTCGAGACGGTGACCCGCACTGGTGCGTCGGTCGCGGGCCCGGTGCCGCTGCCCACTGAGAAGAACGTGTACTGCGTCATCAAGTCGCCGCACAAGTACAAGGACTCGCGCGAGCACTTCGAGATGCGCACGCACAAGCGCCTCATCGACATCCTCGACCCCACGCCGAAGACGGTTGACTCGCTCATGCGTCTCGACCTCCCGGCGGGCGTTGACATCGAGATCAAGCTCTGA